Proteins found in one Populus alba chromosome 14, ASM523922v2, whole genome shotgun sequence genomic segment:
- the LOC118049473 gene encoding dolichyl pyrophosphate Glc1Man9GlcNAc2 alpha-1,3-glucosyltransferase, with product MEDQRKPEKNKTSTTSNLLWFFGVSTCVKLLLIPSYHSTDFEVHRNWLAITHSLPLDQWYIDKTSPWTLDYPPFFAYFEYIISFFAHLVDPKIVDLEKGLDYKAESVVLFQRLSVIVCDLVLLYGVYRLSKNFSMGFKERVLMWVLVVWSPGLVIVDHMHFQYNGFLLGLLMMSISYMMEGRDLMGGFVFAVLLCFKHLFAVAAPVYFVYLLRHYCWKGFVKGFWRISVLGAVVVAVFAAAYGPFVYHGQMQKVIGRMFPFGRGLCHAYWAPNFWVFYIILDKGLAFLLKKLGLNIPVPAASFTGGLVGDSSPFAILPQVTPLTTFIMVLLALSPCLIKAWKNPQPRSVPRWIAYAYMCGFLFGWHVHEKASLHFVIPLAIVAGNSLEDARHYFLLSIVSCYSLFPLLYEAQEYPIKVLLLLLHSVLMWQSFSALFTKDATAKAVVSAKKTDRQVGLKGSSSDVVEKGGFCIGWIGRCYLFGLLAVEIWGQFLHPYLLGDKLPFVPLLLISIYCALEIMYSWIWQLRQIVVSP from the exons ATGGAAGATCAaagaaaacctgaaaaaaacaaaacatcaacaaCCTCAAATCTCTTATGGTTCTTTGGCGTATCAACATGTGTAAAACTCCTATTAATCCCATCATACCATAGCACGGATTTTGAGGTCCATAGAAACTGGCTAGCTATAACACATTCACTCCCTCTCGATCAATGGTACATTGACAAAACCAGTCCTTGGACTCTTGATTACCCACCTTTCTTTGCTTATTTTGAATACATCATCTCCTTTTTTGCTCACTTAGTTGACCCAAAAATTGTAGACCTTGAAAAGGGACTCGATTATAAGGCAGAGAGTGTGGTTTTATTTCAGAGATTGAGTGTGATTGTGTGTGATTTGGTTCTTTTATATGGGGTTTATAGATTGAGCAAGAATTTTTCTATGGGGTTTAAAGAGAGAGTTTTGATGTGGGTTTTGGTTGTTTGGTCACCTGGGCTAGTGATTGTAGATCACATGCATTTTCAGTATAATGGGTTCCTGCTAGGGTTGTTGATGATGTCGATTTCGTATATGATGGAAGGGAGGGATTTGATGGGTGGGTTCGTTTTTGctgttttgttgtgttttaagcaTTTGTTTGCTGTGGCCGCTcctgtttattttgtttatttgttgagGCATTATTGCTGGAAAGGATTTGTTAAGGGTTTCTGGAGGATTTCGGTTTTGGGagctgttgttgttgctgtttttGCTGCTGCTTATGGCCCCTTTGTTTATCACGGGCAG ATGCAAAAAGTTATCGGCCGCATGTTTCCTTTTGGAAGGGGACTTTGCCATGCATACTGGGCCCCAAACTTTTGGGTGTTTTACATTATATTAGATAAAGGGCTCGCTTTCTTACTCAAAAAACTTGGGCTGAACATCCCGGTACCGGCAGCCTCTTTCACTGGTGGGCTAGTAGGGGATTCGTCACCATTTGCTATACTGCCTCAG GTCACCCCCTTGACAACATTCATTATGGTCCTGCTTGCCTTATCTCCATGTCTTATCAAGGCCTGGAAGAATCCTCAGCCACGATCAGTCCCTAGATGGATAGCTTATGCTTATATGTGTGGCTTTTTGTTTGGGTGGCATGTTCATGAAAAAGCATCACTCCACTTTGTCATCCCTTTGGCAATTGTCGCAGGAAACAGTTTGGAGGATGCAAGGCATTATTTCTTGCTTTCTATAG TGTCTTGCTACTCGTTGTTTCCCCTTCTATATGAAGCCCAAGAGTATCCAATCAaagtgctgctgctgctgctacatTCAGTTCTGATGTGGCAGAGCTTTTCTGCACTATTCACCAAGGATGCGACAGCCAAAGCAGTAGTTTCAGCAAAGAAAACAGACAGACAGGTGGGTTTGAAGGGAAGTTCCAGTGATGTTGTTGAAAAAGGAGGATTCTGTATCGGATGGATTGGAAGGTGTTACCTGTTTGGTCTGCTGGCTGTTGAGATTTGGGGTCAGTTTCTGCACCCTTACCTTCTCGGAGATAAGCTTCCTTTTGTACCACTTCTATTAATTTCTATATATTGTGCACTGGAAATTATGTACTCATGGATATGGCAGCTAAGACAGATTGTCGTATCCCCCTGA
- the LOC118049474 gene encoding small ribosomal subunit protein uS17 codes for MAEQTEKAFLKQPKVFLSSKKTGKGKRPGKGGNRFWKSIGLGFKTPRDAIEGTYIDKKCPFTGTVSIRGRILSGTCHSAKMNRTIIVRRNYLHWVKKYQRYEKRHSNIPAHISPCFRVKEGDYVIIGQCRPLSKTVRFNVLKVIPAGSSGGAKKVFTGM; via the exons ATGGCTGAGCAG ACGGAGAAGGCATTTTTAAAGCAGCCTAAGGTTTTCCTTAG cTCGAAGAAAACTGGAAAGGGAAAGAGGCCTGGTAAGGGAGGAAACAGGTTCTGGAAAAGCATTGGGTTGGGTTTCAAGACACCCAGAGATGCCATTGAAG GAACTTACATTGATAAGAAATGCCCATTCACTGGGACAGTTTCTATCAGAGGACGTATCTTGTCTGGTACTTGCCATAGTGCAAAAATGAACAGGACCATTATCGTGAGGAGGAACTACCTTCACTGGGTCAAAAAATACCAGAG ATATGAGAAGAGGCACTCAAACATCCCAGCACACATCTCCCCATGCTTCCGTGTCAAAGAAGGAGACTATGTCATCATTGGTCAATGCAG gcCATTATCAAAGACAGTGAGGTTCAATGTGTTGAAGGTAATTCCAGCAGGATCTTCTGGTGGTGCAAAGAAAGTTTTTACAGGCATGTAA
- the LOC118049475 gene encoding uncharacterized protein has protein sequence MGSSKSSLNGSGSGSGSGSGTNKFKRRALASLFCGGSVSRAPIEMGDHVDESLTGSLENLATCHDVSASSKQASFSNLGSETGLSSSSVESGDLSRSSNGKVEDSPASKNSELQSQQSNVNDSLMEAHAASASVKEQTPTASVSDVTTVAGVAGPDSENLDSNEESVSDASIDFSNTNSVIPASLVPQQPLSEFVSSDVEQEARAARVVVVDVLSIQSNIFSSSFAEISNREARRNSRRMFWDAFSRSSLRRNGGSQTLVLTTSHADDLGSHDRWLLDFSGDLHFDGVGRGSRYSSTRSRRRSERSWQSRYERERFHDVRDEQGWDASLCPAGLHRNGTCLCEPSSVAEESSSHASISQIILLTDALFEVLEEIHRHHLSLSPSMLSLPAPEAVVNSLPLKNYQKSHGTENVAQHEQQCHICLVDYEEGDKIRVLPCSHEFHMACVDKWLKDIHGVCPLCRDDVCKGTVESPASNPESTSP, from the exons ATGGGTTCAAGTAAAAGCAGTTTAAATGGGTCAGGTTCAGGTTCAGGTTCAGGATCAGGGACTAACAAGTTCAAGCGCAGAGCCCTTGCTTCTCTCTTTTGTGGTGGTTCTGTTTCTCGAGCTCCTATTGAG ATGGGTGATCATGTAGATGAATCATTGACAGGATCTCTTGAGAATCTAGCTACTTGTCATGATGTGTCTGCGAGCTCTAAGCAGGCCTCATTTTCTAACCTTGGTTCGGAAACTGGGTTAAGTAGTTCCAGTGTTGAAAGTGGGGACTTATCTCGAAGTAGTAATGGAAAGGTTGAGGATAGTCCTGCTTCTAAGAATAGCGAGTTACAATCTCAGCAGTCAAATGTCAATGACAGTCTTATGGAAGCTCATGCAGCTAGTGCTTCTGTAAAAGAACAGACACCAACAGCATCTGTCTCTGATGTTACAACGGTGGCGGGTGTTGCAGGTCCGGATTCTGAGAATCTAGATTCGAATGAGGAGTCCGTTTCAGATGCAAGTATTGATTTCTCCAATACAAATTCTGTTATTCCTGCTTCCTTAGTACCTCAACAACCACTTTCAGAATTTGTCTcatctgatgtggaacaagaaGCGAGGGCTGCAAGAGTGGTTGTTGTTGATGTATTGAGCATACAATCCAACATTTTCTCAAGTAGCTTTGCAGAAATTAGTAACCGTGAGGCAAGAAGGAATAGTAGAAGGATGTTTTGGGATGCTTTTTCTAGAAGCAGTTTGAGAAGGAATGGAGGTTCCCAAACCTTAGTTCTTACAACTAGTCATGCTGATGATCTAGGATCTCATGACAGATGGCTCCTTGATTTTAGTGGCGATTTACATTTCGATGGAGTTGGTCGTGGATCTAGATATTCTAGTACTAGAAGTCGACGCAGGAGTGAACGATCGTGGCAATCAAGATATGAG AGAGAAAGATTTCATGATGTGCGTGATGAACAAGGTTGGGACGCTTCCTTGTGCCCTGCTGGCCTTCATCGTAATGGTACATGTTTATGTGAACCCTCTTCTGTGGCTGAGGAGTCTAGCAGCCATGCAAGTATTTCCCAAATAATTCTGTTGACAGATGCACTTTTTGAG GTTTTAGAGGAAATTCATCGCCATCACCTATCCCTTTCACCTTCTATGCTCTCTCTTCCTGCTCCTGAAGCTGTTGTAAATTCGTTACCTCTGAAGAATTATCAAAAGTCTCATGGAACTGAGAATGTGGCACAGCATGAACAACA GTGTCACATTTGCTTGGTTGATTATGAGGAAGGAGATAAAATTCGAGTCCTCCCATGTTCTCATGAATTTCACATGGCATGTGTTGACAAATGGCTCAAGGATATACATGG GGTATGCCCTCTCTGCAGAGATGATGTTTGCAAGGGTACGGTTGAAAGTCCGGCCTCAAACCCAGAGAGCACGTCACCTTGA
- the LOC118049478 gene encoding UPF0481 protein At3g47200 — MGENKSSNSSNHIEKTCKHISIEIPEDLETTFRPEECIYKAPAALCDSNRASYTPRVISIGPFHHDSEKLRPMEIQKQRYLKEFCKRLRGKTKEQVQESLNVLLSTIQSLEDEIKRRYADNTSVVFSSNDDKFVKMILFDAVFIFELFLKNEEDIRDNKRYQDDFIIGKPWLRAAIQRDLILLENQLPFFILEKLYSLAIEETKPTYRSFLDLSCHYFEKYGKNKTKLDETKPSKVLHFTDLVRYFLSFKHLQLESLDGKQVKNLYSATMLHQAGIKFKALPDECLLDIRAWKGTEKTVKKGELHMPPLEIDNSTECLFRNLMALEQCHYPREEFICRYVKLLDFLVDVKKDVDLLIENKVIVSRLGDSKAVAELINKLCLEIVEVTSGYDALSQLLNDYYESSWNKNKAYLVSVYFHNVWIGTGTVIGLIILAITVTRFILFFFR; from the coding sequence ATGGgagaaaataaatcatcaaactCTTCgaatcatattgaaaaaacatgcaaaCATATTTCAATTGAAATTCCAGAGGACTTGGAGACTACCTTTCGGCCAGAGGAATGTATCTACAAAGCTCCAGCTGCACTTTGCGATTCAAACAGAGCTTCCTACACTCCTCGGGTAATTTCTATAGGTCCTTTTCACCATGATAGTGAAAAACTGAGGCCTATGGAAATTCAGAAACAAAGATATCTGAAAGAATTTTGTAAGAGATTGCGAGGGAAAACAAAGGAGCAAGTGCAAGAATCTTTGAATGTACTTTTGAGCACCATTCAAAGTCTTGAAGATGAAATCAAACGCCGTTATGCAGATAATACCTCTGTTGTATTTTCTAGCAATGATGATAAGTTTGTGAAGATGATTCTGTTCGATGCAGTGTTCATCTTCGAGCTCTTCttgaagaatgaagaagatATACGCGATAACAAGCGATATCAAGATGATTTCATCATAGGCAAACCCTGGCTGAGAGCTGCGATTCAACGGGACTTGATATTGCTTGAAAATCAGCTTCCATTCTTCATTCTCGAGAAATTATATAGCCTTGCCATCGAGGAAACAAAGCCCACTTATCGTTCTTTTCTGGACCTTTCCTGCCACTACTTTGAGAAGTACGGTAAGAACAAAACCAAGCTAGATGAAACCAAGCCTTCTAAAGTGTTGCATTTCACTGATTTGGTAAGATATTTTCTATCCTTCAAGCACCTGCAGTTAGAATCACTAGATGGAAAGCAAGTTAAAAATCTTTATAGCGCAACCATGCTGCACCAAGCAGGAATTAAGTTCAAGGCATTGCCGGATGAATGCTTGCTTGACATAAGAGCCTGGAAGGGAACTGAGAAAACAGTCAAGAAAGGTGAGTTGCATATGCCACCACTTGAAATCGACAACAGCACCGAATGTCTCTTCCGAAACCTCATGGCCTTGGAACAGTGTCATTATCCAAGAGAAGAGTTTATCTGCCGTTATGTTAAGCTATTGGATTTTCTAGTGGACGTTAAAAAGGATGTGGATTTGCTCATTGAAAATAAGGTTATTGTTAGCAGGCTTGGTGACAGTAAAGCTGTGGCGGAGCTTATTAACAAACTTTGCCTGGAAATAGTAGAAGTTACTTCTGGTTATGATGCTCTCTCCCAACTGCTGAATGATTACTACGAGAGCTCTTGGAACAAAAACAAGGCATACTTGGTTAGTGTGTATTTCCACAATGTTTGGATTGGTACTGGAACTGTTATTGGATTAATCATCCTAGCCATCACCGTGACGCGGTTTATCCTATTCTTTTTCCGCTAG
- the LOC140954173 gene encoding UPF0481 protein At3g47200-like, whose translation MGENELSNSSNHIEKTCKHISIEIPGDLFPKDLETTFRPEECIYKAPAALCDSNRACYTPRVISIGPFHHGNEKLMPMEIQKQRYLKEFCKRLGGETKVQESLKVLWSTIQSLEDKIKRRYADNTFVEFSGNDDKFVKMILFDAVFIFELFLKNNEEDMHNNKRYQDDFIIGKPWLRAAIQRDLILLENQLPFFILKKLYSLAIEETKLNYPSFLDLSCHYFEKYGKNKTKPYETKHYKPLHFTDLVRHFLSFKHPQLLESLDGKQVKNLYSATMLHQAGIKFKALPDECLLDIRAWKETENTVKKGELHMPPLEIDNSTECLFRNLMALEQCHYPREEFICRYVKLLDFLVDVKKDVDLLIENKVIVSRLGDSKAVAELINKLCLEIVEVTSGYDALSQLLNDYYESSWNKNKAYLVSVYFHNVWIGTGTVIGLIILAITVARFILYFFR comes from the coding sequence ATGGGAGAAAATGAATTATCAAACTCTTCgaatcatattgaaaaaacatgcaaaCATATTTCAATTGAAATTCCAGGGGACTTATTTCCAAAGGACTTGGAGACTACCTTTCGGCCAGAGGAATGTATCTACAAAGCTCCAGCTGCACTTTGCGATTCAAACAGAGCTTGCTACACTCCTCGGGTAATTTCTATAGGTCCTTTTCACCATGGTAATGAAAAACTGATGCCTATGGAAATTCAGAAACAAAGATATCTGAAAGAATTCTGTAAGAGATTGGGAGGGGAAACAAAGGTGCAAGAATCTTTGAAAGTACTTTGGAGCACCATTCAAAGTCTTGAAGATAAAATCAAACGCCGTTATGCAGATAATACCTTTGTTGAATTTTCTGGCAATGATGATAAGTTTGTGAAGATGATTCTGTTCGATGCAGTGTTCATCTTCGAGCTCTTCTTGAagaataatgaagaagatatgCACAACAACAAACGATATCAAGATGATTTCATCATAGGCAAACCCTGGCTGAGAGCTGCGATTCAACGGGACTTGATATTGCTTGAAAATCAGCTTCCATTCTTCATTCTCAAGAAATTGTATAGCCTTGCCATCGAGGAAACAAAGCTCAATTATCCTTCTTTTCTGGACCTTTCTTGCCACTACTTTGAGAAGTACGGTAAGAACAAAACCAAGCCATATGAAACCAAGCATTATAAGCCGTTGCATTTCACTGATTTGGTAAGACATTTTCTATCCTTCAAGCACCCGCAGCTATTAGAATCACTAGATGGAAAGCAAGTTAAAAATCTTTATAGCGCAACCATGCTGCACCAAGCAGGAATTAAGTTCAAGGCATTGCCGGATGAATGCTTGCTTGACATAAGAGCCTGGAAGGAAACTGAGAATACAGTCAAGAAAGGGGAGTTGCATATGCCACCACTTGAAATCGACAACAGCACCGAGTGTCTCTTCCGAAACCTCATGGCCTTGGAACAGTGTCATTATCCAAGAGAAGAGTTTATCTGCCGTTATGTTAAGCTATTGGATTTTCTTGTGGACGTTAAAAAGGATGTGGATTTGCTCATTGAAAATAAGGTTATTGTTAGCAGGCTTGGTGACAGTAAAGCTGTGGCGGAGCTTATTAACAAACTTTGCCTGGAAATAGTAGAAGTTACTTCCGGTTATGATGCTCTCTCCCAACTGCTGAATGATTACTACGAGAGCTCTTGGAACAAAAACAAGGCATACTTGGTTAGTGTGTATTTCCACAATGTTTGGATTGGCACTGGAACTGTTATTGGATTAATCATCCTAGCCATCACCGTGGCGCGGTTTATCCTATACTTTTTCCGCTAG
- the LOC118049476 gene encoding E3 ubiquitin-protein ligase ATL4, which yields MSAPPDLFTTTPTDTASGGTKSSPFQNLNSSILIIILILSITLLVSVSLCFLLRVLNRRCLSHLSPSRTTATTTTTTAPSSSNNRHSGNNNHRVSPETLEPSIADSLPLFSFSSIKRRSSSSPAISGGDCAVCLSKFEPDDLLRLLPLCCHAFHAHCIDTWVNSNQSCPLCRSPILISESDLAKAISDVEARGGDSFRLEIGSISRREHPAPNSASSLSTSAASFAAGEHRSSYSVGSFDYVVEEESEVTINQSHRRSMSKESGGGGGPTLSEQQILAAEVAPARGSWLREYVDRLSTSLSSRTASFRGSGRFFTGSSRRSEIAGVGDYDLEANRVGEEISELFRWFSGV from the coding sequence ATGTCTGCTCCCCCAGACTTGTTCACCACAACACCCACCGATACGGCCAGCGGAGGCACCAAGTCTTCGCCGTTTCAGAACCTTAACTCAAGCATCTTGATCATCATTTTAATCCTCTCCATCACTCTGTTAGTCTCTGTTTCTCTTTGCTTCCTTCTTCGTGTCTTAAACCGCCGTTGCCTCAGCCACCTCTCTCCCTCTAGAACCACCGCCACAACTACCACGACAACAGCCCCCTCCTCCTCTAATAACCGTCACTCAGGTAACAACAACCACCGTGTTTCACCAGAAACCTTAGAGCCTTCCATTGCTGACTCACTTcctctcttctccttttcctcCATCAAACGGCGGTCATCCTCCTCCCCTGCTATCTCCGGCGGCGATTGCGCGGTTTGTCTGTCCAAGTTCGAACCGGATGATCTCTTGCGATTACTTCCGCTTTGTTGTCATGCTTTCCATGCACATTGCATTGACACGTGGGTCAATTCTAACCAATCATGTCCTCTCTGCCGGTCTCCTATTCTTATATCGGAGTCCGACCTCGCCAAAGCTATCTCCGATGTCGAAGCTCGCGGTGGTGATAGTTTCCGCCTTGAGATTGGTTCTATTAGCCGCCGAGAACATCCTGCTCCTAACTCGGCCTCCTCTCTCTCCACATCCGCCGCCTCCTTTGCTGCAGGCGAGCATCGGAGCTCGTACTCTGTTGGTTCGTTTGATTACGTCGTGGAGGAGGAATCGGAGGTTACTATCAATCAATCACACAGGAGGAGCATGTCGAAGGAGAGTGGTGGCGGTGGCGGTCCGACATTGTCCGAGCAGCAGATTTTGGCAGCGGAAGTGGCTCCGGCGAGAGGAAGTTGGTTAAGAGAATACGTTGACCGTCTATCGACTTCTCTCTCTTCACGCACGGCATCGTTTAGAGGTTCTGGAAGGTTCTTTACGGGAAGCAGTCGCCGGAGCGAGATCGCCGGTGTTGGGGATTATGATTTGGAGGCGAACCGTGTAGGAGAAGAAATTAGTGAACTGTTTCGTTGGTTTTCAGGGGTATAA